The Deltaproteobacteria bacterium genome includes a window with the following:
- a CDS encoding amidohydrolase yields the protein MMHGKVIDGDGHIIEAPDLWARYLENKYKDRAIRMEKDPNGVEYFLIDGRPSVNLRGVGPAIGGIGQPYQQISTSGTFGYFDGPKGAYEPTARLRLMDEEGLDAAVLFPSLGLAWEVEVKEAELAAAYVRAYNNWIIDFCHTDPKRLIPVAHISLLDINEGVKEVQRVAKLGVKGAFMRAAPPSQIPYWDRAYDPFWAALQDAGMPIGFHVSLNEFFLGHQWKMSESVTAVQSPLHGYRFSVVMFDVQAAFAALCQGAVFDRFPHLKVLLLETGGGWIAHFLERMDAKHKLLSWKTGLKHYPSEYFHRQCWISFDPDESTIPDMVKHCGADKFIWASDFPHFDASPVAVAETKHAISSLPHGDQQLILGDNITRIYNLS from the coding sequence ATGATGCACGGGAAAGTGATTGATGGCGATGGTCATATTATCGAAGCACCGGATCTGTGGGCCCGGTACCTGGAGAACAAATACAAGGATCGGGCGATCCGCATGGAGAAAGATCCCAACGGGGTCGAATATTTCCTCATCGACGGTCGCCCCTCAGTCAATCTCCGGGGTGTCGGACCTGCGATCGGCGGGATCGGTCAACCCTATCAGCAGATCTCCACCTCAGGGACCTTCGGCTACTTTGATGGTCCCAAAGGCGCCTATGAGCCCACCGCCCGGTTACGCCTGATGGATGAGGAAGGATTGGACGCAGCCGTGTTGTTTCCTTCCTTGGGCTTGGCGTGGGAAGTGGAAGTCAAAGAGGCGGAGTTAGCAGCAGCCTACGTTCGTGCGTACAACAACTGGATCATCGACTTTTGTCATACCGACCCCAAGCGCCTCATCCCGGTGGCACACATCTCGTTACTCGACATCAACGAAGGCGTGAAGGAAGTCCAACGCGTCGCCAAACTCGGAGTGAAAGGCGCATTTATGCGGGCTGCGCCACCCAGTCAGATTCCCTATTGGGACCGTGCCTACGACCCGTTCTGGGCAGCGCTCCAGGATGCAGGCATGCCGATCGGGTTCCACGTCTCCTTGAATGAGTTCTTTCTGGGCCATCAGTGGAAGATGAGCGAGTCGGTCACGGCGGTCCAAAGCCCACTGCACGGCTATCGTTTCAGCGTCGTCATGTTCGACGTGCAAGCCGCGTTCGCGGCCTTGTGTCAGGGCGCGGTGTTTGATCGTTTTCCGCACTTGAAGGTATTACTGTTGGAAACCGGCGGTGGCTGGATCGCGCATTTCCTGGAACGCATGGACGCCAAGCATAAGCTCTTGAGTTGGAAGACGGGATTGAAACACTATCCAAGCGAATACTTCCACCGTCAGTGCTGGATTTCGTTTGACCCGGATGAAAGCACCATTCCGGACATGGTCAAGCACTGTGGCGCCGACAAATTTATCTGGGCATCCGACTTTCCCCATTTTGACGCGAGTCCGGTCGCAGTTGCGGAAACCAAACACGCGATTTCCTCACTTCCTCACGGTGATCAGCAGCTCATCTTAGGGGACAATATCACGCGCATTTATAACCTATCGTAG
- a CDS encoding amidohydrolase: MTATATELYTGKYGIMDTDGHIVEPADLWAGELMEAKYKGRGLQFGRTADGLHLQLDGQFLRGNDLKSVQSIMGMGRSLVEMEDMKMEWPGDADRAGYDPVARLARSDAEGLAYAAIFPSLGLLWNTHITDIELAHAMCRAYNRWVIDFCAGSHGRLVPVAHAFLGDPQVAAADLKSAVKAGAKGAMLVTFNVRKLPLGDPEWDPFYATAQDLNVPICIHVSGETREYRPFSRIQPKILHDGGQFLMSVLGGRVAMEIALVDMFQYGLFARFPRLRVGFFEGGAGWVSSLLDKMEAVFDTQVGERGVKRTLRPREVFAQQCFVSGDPDEKGWAKTIEDFGPSQFGWASDFPHPDHPGNYMEHLAHLAASLHTPEARNGLMGDAAVRFFGLA, from the coding sequence ATGACAGCGACAGCGACGGAACTCTATACCGGGAAGTACGGGATCATGGATACGGACGGGCACATCGTGGAACCGGCCGATCTCTGGGCCGGCGAGCTGATGGAAGCCAAGTACAAGGGGCGGGGGCTGCAATTCGGGCGCACAGCCGACGGCTTGCATCTGCAGCTCGACGGGCAATTCTTGCGGGGCAACGACTTGAAGAGCGTGCAATCGATCATGGGGATGGGGCGGTCGCTGGTGGAAATGGAGGACATGAAGATGGAATGGCCGGGAGATGCGGATCGAGCTGGTTATGACCCCGTGGCGCGGCTAGCCCGCTCGGACGCGGAAGGGCTCGCCTATGCTGCGATCTTCCCTTCCCTTGGCCTGCTGTGGAACACGCACATCACCGATATCGAATTGGCCCATGCCATGTGCCGGGCCTACAATCGCTGGGTGATCGACTTCTGCGCCGGGAGCCACGGGCGGTTGGTGCCGGTCGCGCACGCCTTTCTGGGTGACCCGCAGGTCGCGGCCGCAGACCTCAAGAGCGCGGTTAAGGCGGGTGCGAAAGGCGCCATGCTCGTGACCTTTAACGTGCGGAAATTACCCTTAGGGGATCCGGAATGGGATCCGTTCTATGCCACTGCTCAGGATCTCAATGTCCCGATTTGCATTCACGTGTCCGGGGAAACCCGGGAGTATCGCCCCTTCAGCCGCATCCAGCCTAAGATCCTGCATGACGGTGGTCAATTTCTGATGTCAGTCCTGGGGGGCCGGGTTGCGATGGAAATCGCCCTCGTCGATATGTTTCAGTACGGGCTGTTCGCACGGTTCCCGCGTCTGCGTGTCGGCTTCTTTGAAGGCGGGGCGGGGTGGGTGTCCTCCTTACTCGATAAGATGGAAGCCGTCTTCGATACCCAGGTCGGCGAGCGCGGGGTCAAGCGCACCCTGCGCCCGCGGGAAGTGTTTGCCCAGCAGTGCTTTGTGAGCGGTGATCCGGATGAGAAGGGATGGGCGAAAACGATCGAAGACTTTGGGCCGTCTCAATTCGGCTGGGCATCGGATTTTCCTCATCCCGACCACCCCGGGAACTACATGGAGCATCTGGCACACCTCGCCGCGAGCCTGCACACACCCGAAGCCCGCAACGGCCTCATGGGCGACGCGGCAGTGCGGTTTTTCGGACTCGCGTGA
- a CDS encoding LLM class flavin-dependent oxidoreductase encodes MSDPLVAKARDERKGGIMSRILTCTWSPTALAVPKLLREPERSLDVVTNNVSGPRLTEQLLGLVRKAERLGIDHLLYGQRWWGSGQEIEGSTYDCMAMTAFYAAHTERLRLVTAIHPGFVLPGPIAKWGATIDRLTGGRWAINVTSGWHLAEFGMYGAPLLEHDERYARSTEFIEILLGAWTQEEFTYSGRFYQVDGLRLEPRPVTRQLEVFQGGQSPAAMTMAAQHTDWMFLNCGPPAKIRRIIETVRQHTATTGRQVRFVLYAIPLCRATDAEAEAEIAAMVDSIDDQMRQRRRVSVGGAQGMWADDEDPLAWLDTNEGLASRLIGSPQTILQGVLEFHQLGVDCFHVTLDDERFNQEVLPVLQTVEHDHLHLH; translated from the coding sequence ATGAGCGATCCGTTGGTGGCGAAGGCCCGAGATGAGCGAAAAGGAGGCATAATGTCACGGATTCTGACCTGTACGTGGTCACCTACAGCACTCGCCGTCCCAAAGCTCCTCAGAGAACCTGAACGTTCCTTGGATGTCGTGACGAACAATGTCTCTGGTCCTCGCCTCACAGAGCAACTCCTCGGGTTAGTGCGGAAAGCAGAGCGGTTGGGGATTGACCATCTGCTCTATGGCCAGCGCTGGTGGGGGAGCGGGCAAGAGATCGAAGGGTCCACCTACGACTGCATGGCCATGACGGCTTTCTACGCTGCGCATACTGAGCGACTCCGCTTGGTGACCGCCATCCATCCGGGTTTTGTACTCCCCGGGCCGATCGCGAAATGGGGAGCGACCATCGATCGGCTCACCGGAGGCCGCTGGGCCATCAACGTCACTTCCGGTTGGCATCTCGCGGAATTTGGTATGTATGGTGCGCCTCTCCTGGAACACGATGAACGGTATGCCCGTTCAACAGAATTCATTGAGATTCTGCTCGGAGCCTGGACGCAGGAAGAATTCACCTACAGCGGCCGCTTCTATCAAGTGGACGGATTACGACTCGAACCGCGACCGGTGACGCGCCAGCTTGAGGTGTTTCAAGGCGGACAATCCCCTGCCGCTATGACTATGGCGGCGCAGCACACGGATTGGATGTTTCTGAATTGCGGACCGCCAGCCAAGATCCGTCGGATTATTGAAACGGTACGACAGCACACAGCCACGACCGGTCGCCAGGTGCGCTTCGTGCTCTATGCTATTCCCCTGTGCCGCGCGACGGATGCTGAAGCCGAAGCGGAGATTGCTGCGATGGTGGACTCGATTGATGACCAGATGCGGCAGCGTCGGAGAGTGTCGGTCGGTGGTGCCCAGGGGATGTGGGCGGACGACGAGGACCCGCTCGCGTGGCTGGATACGAATGAAGGGTTGGCCAGCCGCTTGATTGGCAGTCCGCAGACAATCCTGCAGGGCGTGCTGGAGTTTCATCAGCTTGGTGTGGACTGCTTTCATGTAACGCTTGACGATGAGCGCTTCAATCAGGAAGTGTTGCCGGTGTTGCAGACTGTGGAGCACGATCACCTACACCTCCATTGA